A window of Streptomyces marispadix contains these coding sequences:
- a CDS encoding NAD(P)-dependent oxidoreductase, which yields MTSADSATIDRLGFIGLGVMGSRQCLNVSRKSDLPLTVFDARPGNAASLVASGAVAATSAGDVAAKADLVFLSLPGGDEVASVLYDDGGVLAGARPGTLVVDLSTTPVGVAREAHRRLAERGVGFLDAPVARTRRAAADGTLAIMAGGTAENYASAEPFLRMMGTEITHCGPAGAGALLKLLNNTVVFETVVALAEAVTLARRSGLVSDEVLFDVLGGGSAASFVLENHGRSALLPDEHPTGVFPASYMRKDVGYTLDLASELGVALPAATLAHSLLGRLCEHGLGDNYHTAVVRLLDQRSETS from the coding sequence ATGACAAGCGCGGATTCGGCAACGATCGACCGCCTGGGCTTCATCGGCCTCGGGGTGATGGGGTCCAGGCAGTGCCTGAACGTGTCGCGGAAGAGCGATCTGCCGCTGACCGTGTTCGACGCTCGGCCGGGCAACGCCGCTTCGCTGGTCGCCTCGGGTGCCGTCGCCGCTACGTCGGCAGGAGACGTGGCGGCGAAAGCGGACCTGGTGTTCCTCTCGCTGCCCGGAGGCGACGAGGTCGCGTCGGTCCTCTATGACGACGGGGGCGTCCTCGCCGGCGCCCGCCCGGGGACCCTGGTCGTAGACCTTTCGACCACACCCGTCGGGGTCGCACGCGAGGCTCATCGGCGCCTGGCCGAGCGGGGCGTGGGCTTCCTGGACGCACCGGTCGCCCGTACGCGGCGCGCTGCCGCCGACGGAACGCTGGCGATCATGGCGGGCGGCACCGCCGAGAACTATGCGAGCGCGGAGCCCTTCCTGCGCATGATGGGCACGGAGATCACCCACTGCGGTCCCGCGGGGGCCGGGGCACTGCTCAAACTGCTCAACAACACAGTGGTGTTCGAGACCGTCGTCGCGCTGGCGGAAGCGGTCACTCTCGCCCGGCGCAGCGGTCTCGTCTCCGACGAGGTCCTCTTCGACGTACTCGGAGGCGGCTCGGCCGCCAGCTTCGTACTCGAGAACCACGGGCGTTCCGCGCTGCTGCCCGATGAGCACCCCACAGGGGTGTTCCCCGCGTCGTACATGCGAAAAGACGTCGGCTACACGCTGGATCTGGCTTCCGAACTCGGTGTCGCCCTTCCGGCAGCCACGTTGGCGCACTCATTGCTCGGCCGCCTCTGTGAGCATGGACTCGGCGACAACTACCACACCGCGGTCGTCCGGTTGCTCGACCAGCGATCGGAGACGTCGTGA